The Humulus lupulus chromosome 7, drHumLupu1.1, whole genome shotgun sequence region ctagtgataacctagtcataaccataatataaaatcccatctaAATTGACTAAATAAATACTTCAGGACCAaatcctagccttcgggacgtcaAATCCTACCAAACTAGGTACTAGGATCAATCCCAGGCCcatagagttaagttcccacgactaaaaagcAAATATGGGCAAAACTACACAGGCGGGTCGCAACTTGGCCTTGAGGGTCGCAACTTGCCCCCCTGACAAAGAGCCTCTGCTtgggcttcagggtgcgggctgcgacttggcctCCCTTGAGTCACGGCATGCCCCCTAGGCAGACTTCACCTGGCTCTGGCTTCATctgggtcgcgacttgaccacaaacccagccattttctctgttttctcccacttaaaaccttccaaaaacctatccaaacatatccaaatctcaaaatcaaagttcccaaacatccaaattatccaaaaccattaaaacccaagtcttaaaccatccaaaaactcatcaaaacataaaatccaatcaaagcttaaaaacctgaaaacttaaaacttggattatctccgattgagttgtttcccaactaaatcctccagctaataagcttctaatattccctagaatcgctaagcctcgatccttgcttgaatccaagtcctaaaactcaagtttccttcgaaaatgcgaacgggTGTTGAAAAGggaacatgagagagagagagagaacgttcttttttatttctgacagtttacttcaagcttaagtaaactcaagcaaatcctaatgctcggggtcccaacaacgcccccggggtaaaatagacAAAATTTCCATaattcctcctgatctcactatctcccaatttatcatcaaatatttattccaattacccaatatctcggtaatgtcctaaatacccaaaatacaccTTGaatcactctgagtcaagtatggatcccgttgtgactttcccactagtttgctttctaggatcgtctcatgctgagtaacccaaacgtattcacataataatgtggtcccacatatatatcacatatatgctaaaTGTGCCCAAAACGgggcaaattatgaaaattgcccaactaaacagaaatggacccacatgcatatttaatacagcTAAAcgtgcatatcaagtcatattataatataactcacataaccacataatgataccataaatatcatataatcacataattccataatttgccatcctggcccccttataagaacaccaaaatttggaaaggaaactaataaaaatatgaaaacatgaatgggtaactagttaccttgatgggaacattcaaatctagaaaaaaaaaagtacatgaagaagatgggagagaatgGAAAGGGGGTggttctgatttttttttctatcttcagattTGTGGAAACTCGTTACCTTCCCATTATTTGTGTGtgtatttctgggggtaactggttacattcacgTTTTTTGCGTGTATATTTCTAGGAGTAAATAGTTCTCTTCATGTTATgatgtatgtgtatatatttgagttctttatggtaacttgttacctatgttactaaaatcatagttacttattcatttttttaatgaAGTATTCTTCATTTTTTTCATTCAAATTTGATGTATCTTTTCATATTTAACATGAGTAACCCGCCACCCCTCTTATGGTagctggttacccctcttatggcagaatgtTACTCCTATCAGGGTAACTGATTACTTCTCCTGTACatattatttaacctagctctaggatttttttttacataattgtcaaagatcaatcaagtaactgattACCTTATacatgatttgaaaaaagaaacatacaaaatatttaatataaaattagttatataataaataatatagaaaaacaaataagctaaaaaaaataataataatcaaattacaaacacaccatttcaaattaataaaacttgattaagagtaaaactatgacataaaacaacttttatacaaaattatgaaaaaataaatctataaaagtgaaaaatcttaaaataagtcataaattaacttttttttgaaaaaaaaaaaaatttacacactattaaaaatctcatataaaataaaataaaatttcctCAAAAAAATTATCTCAACCGCATATAGCGAAAACAAATCCTGAGGGCCCACGTTACATATGCATGGAAACAGGGACTGATTTTATACCGGGGATCTCATTATTTCGTATCATCGCGTTACCAGAAAACGCCACGTCAAGCAAAAAGTGCTTTTACCAAAACCCCCTTGAGATGCACCACGTGGCAAGACTTATCATACTCCGTACAGGAGAAATAAAAGGCGGGGGGCCCGGGCTTTTAAACATATTTTAATGTGTTTTGGCGTCCGATCATCCAGAACCTTCCCCCGGATTTCACCTATAAAGGCACTTACACCACTTTTGAAAGTCCCATTTTCCTAGAACTGGGATTTTTCCTTTGAGGTTTTCAGAGCTAGAAAAAGGCTTCTATCTGTTTTCTTCCCCGATTTTCTACTTTCCCTTGGTATGGTGAGTTTTTATTTCTAATTATGATGTCGTGATTTCATTATTAATCTGAATTTGATTGTTTTATTTCCatgatatataatttataatGATTATGTCGCAACTTCATGCTTAATCTGAATttgtttgtgatttttttttaagaatgatCATTCTTGTTCCAATTTAGATTTAGATGGACACTTATCTTTACGCACATATTCAAATTTGCACGAGAAATTATACGAATTACCCTTCCAACATCCAAAAAAAATTGAATCTGTGAACCATTTTATAAATTGCCATGCAATTCTTATTGTGTATGATTTGGGAATAGTGAAATGGGAATTCGCTTTAGGAACTACAGTTCTTTATTTCTTGTTATGTACATCAGCACGGCCTTAGATTATCCATAaacattttcttattttcttttcaCGAACGCGGAAAGGCAGAGTACATTTTCCATCGAAAATTCTTCTTTAGGAAACTTTTCTTGCTCCGAACAAGTTTTCTTTCTTGACTTTATTGTGATATCCTCAAAGTCTTTTTGATAATTGTTGTTTTTGGTACAAATTATTAAATTGTATTATATCATCTAGTACATGATATTTGGTGGTTGTCCTCTAACATGCtacatatttttgttttgttgtatCAGATGTCGTACTCCAGAAGGTCAAGGTGCGTTTTGATTTTGAGAAAGTTTAATTCTGTCGAGTTTCATTATGCCGCTCTTTCGTTTTCTTATGTCgcttttattaatatttcagGTATTCTCGCTCGCCATCCCCGATCAAGCGATACGGTCGGTCTATCTCGAGGTCTTTGTCCAGATCAAGGTCGAGAAGTCGATCCAGGTAATGCCCTCAACCAAAGTTAAACTGCCTTTATAAGGACCTTTACTTTGATGTTTCGATAATAATGCTTGTATATATTGTATATTGTCTGGCAGGAGTCCAATGAGTGATGTTGAGAATCCGGGTAACAATTTGTACGTTACCGGGCTGTCGCCTCGGATCACGAAGAGAGAACTCGAGAAGCACTTTTCAACAGAGGGGACGGTATGGTTGCTTGTACtgcaatttcttttctttttcttttccgaGTTATGGAATTTTGTTTATGACCCTGCTCTCgcattgtttgtttgtttgtttaggTGGTGGATGTGCATCTTGTGGTTGATCCCTGGACAAGAGAATCTCGTGGGTTTGGGTTTGTAACAATGTCGAAACTTGAAGAGGCTGATCGCTGTATCAAGTACTTGAACCGTTCTGTACTTGAAGGCCGTGTTATTACGGTGGAGAAGGTAATTACATGTTTCGTTTGAGCATTTTTACTTGTACAACCAAATTTACCAGTTATCCCGCTTAATTCCAAGTTGTGTATCAGAGTTCCGAAAGGTTCGTTATTTGTTCATTTGAGTTTGAAAGTTGTTTGCTTCTTCCACTTGAAGTGTTTGTGGCAGCAGGTTAGCTGTGTGTAGCAGCTCTTCACCAAAATCAAAATCTCAactaaacaaacaaatcaaatacATCATTCAAGTATCAGACCATGGGGTTGTATGCCCTGCATTTCTCTCCTTGTTTTTTCTCGTCATTTAAATTATGTACTCTGCTTTTCATATACCATGATATATCATGCTGTCATTGTTTATGCTTTTATTCTTGTTAGTGTTGTTTCGTTTTCTTTGAATGGCTATGCAATTCCTTGTCTTATTCTTATATGTTACATTCAGGCTAGGAGAAGAAGAGGGCGTACTCCAACTCCAGGACGGTATCTTGGCCTCAGAACAATACACGGTAAGTCTTTTTTCAATGtcattatttgttttatctcaattaCATTGGCTTAAGTACTTTCTGTGGTTTCTCTTTGTTGTTACAGTAAGGAGAGGAACTCCAAGCCACTCTCCTCGTCGTTCTCCTAGCTATTCTCCTTACCGAGGGAGTCTGAGCCGCTCACCTGGATCATCATCTGACAGAAGTAGAAGCATATCATACTCTCCCGATTACCGACGCAGAAGATCACACAGGCGCAGGTCATACTCACCATATGATAGCCGACGCCGATCCTATTCTCGGTCAAGGTCTCCTTATAGCAGGTCACCAGTGCGCCACCGTGACCGGGCCTACTCGCCATGTGATTCAAGGGACTACTCACCAGATGGCCGTTATTACGGAAGCAGGTATCGCTGGAGGGACTACTCACCAGATGACCGTTATTATGTAAGAAGATATCGCTCCAGGGACTACTCACCAGATGACCACTACTATGAACGAAGGCACCGGTACTGTTCTGTATCCCCTAGTGTTTCACCCAGGGTGAGGGGAAGCTCGAGAAGGAGCTACTCACGTAGTCCCTCACCTAGACCTAAGATTTCCAGGAGGAGCTACTCCCGAAGTGTTTCACCAGATAGGCGGAGTGTTTCTCGAAGCATTTCTCCTAGCCGGAGTAGCTTAAAGTCTGGGAAACGTAGCTACTCTAGGAGCAGGAGCCGGAGCCGGAGTGTCAGCGCAACTTCAAGGTCAGATACTCCGTCTTGAGGGTTGAATGAGAACTTGGTTTTTCATCTTAGAAGCTGAAGTTTGTCGTTGCTCTTTTCTGTGCAGTTACCTTCCTATTATTAATAGCTTAGTGTGTTCGTGTGGAGTCGATGTTACTTTTGGATGATTTGATATTAGTTACAATATTGGCATGTATTGATTTCTTTTCCTATTAGCGTGTGTAAATGGTGATTATTATGCTAATGGTTTACGTCGTTGATAATTAATTAGAATAATACGAGTTCCTGGGGTTAAGACTCCATTGGGattttttcgttttttttttgCTAGTTTTAATGCATTTTTATTTTCTAGGAACAATACAATTCGTGACGCTTGTTAAGGCTTaaacgattttttttttttttttgacaaagagATAAACTTTCATTAGAAATGCAAATCTTGCAATAATACAGATAATAGTTCAGAGGGTACATTAGAGAAATCCCAATGACGATCAGAAATTACACTTGTGGATCTCGCTAGAAAGTGAGCCACAGTATTAGCAGATCGTTTAATAAAGTTAATAGAAACAAATCTTGATTGTAATTCTTCCATAAGGCTCATGCATTCAGTAATAATTCTTCCAAAGTAGGAATATAGAGGTGTTGTACTCCGAATCGCTTGTACTGCGACCAGGCAATCGGATTCGATCTGTACTCTGCTCCAATGTTTCTCCTTGACCCAACTTAACGCCTCTTTGATACCTAAAGCTTCAGCCAGCTCAGGAGATACAGTACCCCAATCATTCTTAGCAAAAGCTTCTATCAAAGAACCTTTGGAATCCCGAGCTATACAAGAGAAGCTGAAAGTTTGGGAAGCTTCAAAAATAGCTGCATCAGTATTAAGCTTAATCATTCCATCTGCTGGGGGGTTCCAGTGCTCGCTGCCATCAAACTGAGTAACAAAACCCATTGAG contains the following coding sequences:
- the LOC133791203 gene encoding serine/arginine-rich splicing factor SR45a isoform X1 → MMSYSRRSRYSRSPSPIKRYGRSISRSLSRSRSRSRSRSPMSDVENPGNNLYVTGLSPRITKRELEKHFSTEGTVVDVHLVVDPWTRESRGFGFVTMSKLEEADRCIKYLNRSVLEGRVITVEKARRRRGRTPTPGRYLGLRTIHVRRGTPSHSPRRSPSYSPYRGSLSRSPGSSSDRSRSISYSPDYRRRRSHRRRSYSPYDSRRRSYSRSRSPYSRSPVRHRDRAYSPCDSRDYSPDGRYYGSRYRWRDYSPDDRYYVRRYRSRDYSPDDHYYERRHRYCSVSPSVSPRVRGSSRRSYSRSPSPRPKISRRSYSRSVSPDRRSVSRSISPSRSSLKSGKRSYSRSRSRSRSVSATSRSDTPS
- the LOC133791203 gene encoding serine/arginine-rich splicing factor SR45a isoform X2, which encodes MSYSRRSRYSRSPSPIKRYGRSISRSLSRSRSRSRSRSPMSDVENPGNNLYVTGLSPRITKRELEKHFSTEGTVVDVHLVVDPWTRESRGFGFVTMSKLEEADRCIKYLNRSVLEGRVITVEKARRRRGRTPTPGRYLGLRTIHVRRGTPSHSPRRSPSYSPYRGSLSRSPGSSSDRSRSISYSPDYRRRRSHRRRSYSPYDSRRRSYSRSRSPYSRSPVRHRDRAYSPCDSRDYSPDGRYYGSRYRWRDYSPDDRYYVRRYRSRDYSPDDHYYERRHRYCSVSPSVSPRVRGSSRRSYSRSPSPRPKISRRSYSRSVSPDRRSVSRSISPSRSSLKSGKRSYSRSRSRSRSVSATSRSDTPS